Below is a genomic region from Catenuloplanes atrovinosus.
CGGGAACTTGAACGCGGTCGCCCAGCGCGGCGCGCGGCTGGACGAACCGGCCGCGTCCCGGTCCGCCGGCGCGTCCGCCTTGATCACCGCGCCGTCGATGTCGAAGCCGAGCTTGCCGCGCAGCGCGCCGAGCGAGGTGACCGCGTCGACCAACTCGTCCGCGGTCGCGCAGCGCGGCATGCCGGCCGGCGACTGCGCGGTGGTGGTGACGCCCAGCTCCGCGATCGCGGCCATCGCGGCGCTGTGCGTGAGCCCCTCACCGTCCGGCAGGTCGTGCACCGCGTACGCCAGGAAGGACAGGGGCGCCAGGTACGCCCGGTCCTGCGCGCGCAGCGTGCCGGCGGCGGCGTTGCGCGGGTTCGCGAACGGGGCGCCGCCGTGCGCGACGCGCAGCTCGTTCGCCCGGGCGAAGTCGTCGTCGGTCATGAAGACCTCGCCGCGCACCTCCACCGTGACCGGCCGGGTCAGCCGGCCGGGCAGCCCGGCGACCGCCCGCGCCTGTGCGGTCACGTCCTCCCCCGCCGTGCCGTCGCCGCGCGTCGCGACCTGCACCAGGGCGCCGTCGACGTAGCGCGCGGCGATCGCCATGCCGTCGATCTTCGGCTCGACCGTGAACCCGGCGACCGGCCGGCCGATCACCTTCTCCAGGCGGGCCGCCCACTGCCGCAACTCGTCGGAGTCGAACACGTTCGCCAGGCTCAGCATGGGGGTGCTGTGCACGACGTCGCCGGCCACGCCGCCGCCGGCCGCGACCACCTCGGTCGGCGAGTCCGCCACCGCCCACTCCGGGTGCGCCGCCTCGCTGGCCGAGACCCGCGCGAACAGCGCGTCGTAGGTCGCATCGTCCATGACGATGTCCTCGCCCGCGTAGTACGCCGCGGCGGCCTCCCGCATCCGCGCGATCGCCTCCCGGTAGTCGTCGGCGGTGGCGAACGGCGCGGCGTGCGCCGCGTCGACGACGGGTGCGATCTCGTTACCGGCGGTCGTGGGCATGAACACTCGTCTCCTCAAGCTGCTGCGTGACGGTGTTCTTCATACTCCAGAGGTACGACAACTTCCGGCATCCCGCCGCCACGGGCGTCCGCGGCGGCGGGATGGCGATCCGCTCGTCGGCCGCCCCGGCGGCGCACGTGCGTACCCCGTGATAGGTCTTGCTCAGCCGATCGCGAAGCTCGGGTGCGGCGGCTGGTTGTAGGCGGTGTTCTGCCAGGCGACCGCCGCGCGGTACATCCGGTCCTGCATCAGCGACACGCGGGAGATGCTGGTCGGCTCCGTGGTCTGGTAGATCCGCAGCGCCGTGTTGTTCGTGGTCGGCCAGATCACCTCCTCGCGCCAGTCGCCGAGGATGTCGGCCTGCAGCGACGGGGTCGCCTTGGTGCCGTTGTTGGAGTGCACGCCGCCGGCGGACAGCAGCGTGGTGTCGGCCGATGTGCCGTACTTCCTGATGGTGGTGCCGTCCAGCAGTTCGCGCTGGCCGTCGCCGTCCCACCAGATGACGAAGTTGGCCGAGGACGGCTTGCGCCCGATGTTCGCGCCGGACGTGTTGCGCAGCCCGTCGACCGCGTTGGACCAGGACTCCGCGCCGGGGCTGCCGGACCAGATGTCGGCGGAGACGCCGCGGCCGTTGTCGCAGCCGCAGGCCGGGTTCGACCAGATGATCGCGCCGGTGCGGGCGTCCGCCATGTACGCGGCGAGCTTCGTCCCGTCCTCGTCGACCTTGAACACCTCGAGGCCGCCGCGGCTGGGGATTAGGTCGCCCACGTGCAGCGCGTCGCCGTGCCCCTGGCCGGTGCGCCACAGCCCGGCGCCGTTGTCGTCGATCGCGATCGCGCCGTAGACGATCTCGTCGCGCCCGTCCGCGTCCACGTCGGCGATGGACAGGTTGTGGTTGCCCTGCCCGGCCCAGGCGGAGCCGTTGGTCGAGGAGTTGCTGTCGAACGTCCACTTGCGAGTGAGTGCGCCGTTGCGGAAGTCCCAGGCCGCCACCACGGTACGGGTGTAGTAGCCGCGCGCCATGATGATGCTCGGGTACGACCCGTTGAGATAGGCCGTGCCGGCCAGGAACCGGTCCACCCGGTTGCCGTAGCTGTCACCCCACGACGACACGTTCCCGCGCGGCGGCACGTAGTCCACGGTGGCCATCGCGCGCCCGGTCTGTCCGTTGAAGACGGTCAGGAACTCCGGCCCGGCCAGGATGTAGCCGGAGCTGTTCCGGTGGTCCGCGCTCGCGTTGCCGATCACGGTGCCGGCCCCGTCGCGCGTGCCGTCCGCGGTCTTCATCGCCACTTCGGCCCGGCCGTCCCCGTCGTAGTCGAAGACCTGGAACTGCGTGTAGTGCGCGCCGGCCCGGATGTTGCGCCCGAGGTCGATGCGCCACAGCCGGGTGCCGTTCAGCTCGTACGCGTCGATGAACACGTTCCCGGTGTAGCCGGACTGCGAGTTGTCCTTGGCGTTGGACGGGTCCCACTTCAGCACGATCTCGTACGCGCCGTCGCCGTCCAGGTCGCCCACGGACGCGTCGTTCGCCGCGTACGTGTAGGCGACGCCGTCCGGGGTGGTGCCGCCGGCCGGCACCTGGATCGGCACGTCCTGGCTGCTGGCGAGCGTGCGCACCGGCTCCTCCGCGGCCAGGGTCTCGACGCCGCCGGTGACCGGCCGGACCGTGTAGGTGGCGTTCGCGGGCGCGCCGGCGTCGGTGAAGTTCGTGGCAGGCGCGGTGCCGATCCGGACGCCGTCCCGGTACACGGTGAACGTCACGCCGGCCGGGTCGGACCGCAGCAGCCGCCAGGAGAGGAAGTTGCCGCGGTCGGTGCGGATGCTGACCAGGCCGCGGCCGAGGTTCGCGGTGTCGTCGACGGCGGCCGGCGTCCCGCCGGTCGCGGGCTCCGTCTCCGCCGCGTGCGCGACGGTCACGCCGCCGCCGGTGAGCAACAGCCCGGTGGCGGTCAGCAGCACGTACCGTTTCTTGAGACGTTTCATCTGCGGGGGTCCCCTGCGCTCGAGGCCGCGGTCCGCGTGAGGGTCCGGCCGGTGCCGGTCGGTGGCCGGCACCGGCGGCGGGCGCGGCGGGCCACGGCCGTGCGGTGCGCTTCCCGGTGGCGGCGGAAAGCGGTTTCCCAGGCCGCTTAACCTAGGCGTTACATTGCAAACTGTCAATACCTGGTAGGGTTGTCCCCCGCCCTGGCAGTCGGGCTCGCGGGAGTGCGCACGCCCCGGCCCGGCCGCCATGCTGGCCGCATGCGAATCGTCCTGCTCCGATGCGCGCTCGCGGCCACGCTGCTGCTGACCGTCACCGCGGCCGCCGCCGGTCCCACCCGCCTGCAACGGGACGTCGACGCGCTGCGGGCGCTCGGCGTCACCGCCGCGCTGGCCCGCCTCGAGACCACGTCCGGCACCACGATCGCCACCGCCGGCACGCCCACGTCCGACCCGTACCTGCGGATCGGCAGCACCACCAAGGCGTTCGTGGCCGTGGTCGTGCTGCAACTGTGCGCGGAGGGGCGGCTGTCGCTGGACGCGCCGGTGCCCGGCGTGCCGGCCCGCGTGACGGTCCGGCAGCTGCTCCAGCACACCAGCGGCATCCACGACTACACACAGGACCTGCTGCCCGACTACCTCACGCCCGACGACTACCGGCGCAACCGCTGGCGCACCTACGCACCGGACGAACTCATCGGCATCGCGTTCCAACACCCCTCCACGGGTACGGGCTGGAGCTACTCGAACACCAATTACCTGCTGCTCGGGCGGCTGATCGAGCAGGTGACCGGGCACAGCTGGGAGCACGAGGTGCACGCCCGCGTCCTCCGCCCGCTCGGCCTGCGCCACACGATCACACCGGGCACCTGGCCGTACCTGCCGCAGCCGCACGCCCGCAACTACCTGCGCTTCGCACCCGGGGCGCCGTTGACCGACACCACCGTCGCGGTCCGCGGCCTGGACAGCGGCGCGGACGGTTCCATGATCAGCACGGCGTCCGACGTGAACGCGTTCCTCCGCGCGCTGCTCGGCGGCCGGCTGCTGCCGCCCGCACAGCTCGCCGAGATGCGCACGCTGGTCACGGTCCCGGACGACCAGGGCTACCCGTCCGGCAGCGGCGACGGACTCGGCATCTTCTATCGCCCGCTCCCGTGCGGCGGCGGCCACTGGGGCCACGGCGGCAACGGCTTCGGCTACTCCGTCTTCCCCGGCATCGACGTCGAGCGCGACCGCGTCCTCACCGTCTCCGTCTTCACCCGCACCGCCGACCCGGCCGAGAACGCCACCTGGGACGCCGCCATCGACACCCTCGTCACCCACGCCTTCTGCGACTGACCCGTTCCGGCCCGTGGGCGCGGCCACCGCCGCGCCCACCCGATCACGGCGAGACTCGCGGCAGTTCCGGGACCAGCGGCGGGACCGGCTCCGATGCGGCGTCGGAGCGGCGGCGGAGCCGCCGCGAGGTTGGCCCGCGGGAGCGTACGGGCGTGATCACGCCGGAAGCGGGAATACGAACGGTTGTCAAAGGTGCGCGAACCGCGGTGGCCGGCCCGGCGGCCGGTGAGTGCGCTCTCTCAGGGAACCGGCAGTTTCGGCACCGGGAGCACTGGAAGCGGTCGGTTACCGTGGGTGGCAGAGTTGGTGAGGAGATGGGGTGCGGTGAGCGGTTTCGTCAAGCGGTTCCTGCTGTCGATGGTGGCGTCGAGGCTCCAGCGGAGGGCGCACCGGGGCAATCCGGTCGCGGGCGGGCTGCTGGGTGAGATCAACCGGCGCCTCTACGGGCACGGCCACGGGCACGGCGGCTACGGGCGTCACCCGTACGGGCCGCCGCCCGGATATCACCACGGTGGTGGCTACCACGGTCACTCCCGATACAAGGGGCACTACCGGCACAAGGGGCACTACCGCCGCAAGTTCTGGTAGGTGACTCAGACCTTCCGCGCCACGGCGCCGTAGGCGTCGATCGGCTCGACGTCGGCGGAGTCCGGCCGCCACGCGGAGATCCGCACCAGGCCGGGCTCCACCATGGACAGTCCGTCGAAGCAGGTGGCGAGCTCCTCGGGGCTGCGCAGGACGTACGGCACGCCGCCGCTCTCGGCCAGCCGGCGCGCGCCCTCGACCACGGCGGGCGTGGTGTTGGTGCCGTCCCACAGCACCAGGTGACTGCCGGGCACCGTGTCGGCCATCATCCGCGCGACGATCGACCGGACCACGGCCAGGTCCGGCTCGTAGCCCATCACGCCCATGAACATGACCGCGATCGGCTCGCGGAAGTCCAGCGCGGTCGCGGCCTCGGCCAGGATTCGCTCCGGCTCGTGGTAGTCGGCGTGCACGTACCGGGTGG
It encodes:
- a CDS encoding rhamnogalacturonan lyase; this translates as MKRLKKRYVLLTATGLLLTGGGVTVAHAAETEPATGGTPAAVDDTANLGRGLVSIRTDRGNFLSWRLLRSDPAGVTFTVYRDGVRIGTAPATNFTDAGAPANATYTVRPVTGGVETLAAEEPVRTLASSQDVPIQVPAGGTTPDGVAYTYAANDASVGDLDGDGAYEIVLKWDPSNAKDNSQSGYTGNVFIDAYELNGTRLWRIDLGRNIRAGAHYTQFQVFDYDGDGRAEVAMKTADGTRDGAGTVIGNASADHRNSSGYILAGPEFLTVFNGQTGRAMATVDYVPPRGNVSSWGDSYGNRVDRFLAGTAYLNGSYPSIIMARGYYTRTVVAAWDFRNGALTRKWTFDSNSSTNGSAWAGQGNHNLSIADVDADGRDEIVYGAIAIDDNGAGLWRTGQGHGDALHVGDLIPSRGGLEVFKVDEDGTKLAAYMADARTGAIIWSNPACGCDNGRGVSADIWSGSPGAESWSNAVDGLRNTSGANIGRKPSSANFVIWWDGDGQRELLDGTTIRKYGTSADTTLLSAGGVHSNNGTKATPSLQADILGDWREEVIWPTTNNTALRIYQTTEPTSISRVSLMQDRMYRAAVAWQNTAYNQPPHPSFAIG
- a CDS encoding serine hydrolase domain-containing protein translates to MRIVLLRCALAATLLLTVTAAAAGPTRLQRDVDALRALGVTAALARLETTSGTTIATAGTPTSDPYLRIGSTTKAFVAVVVLQLCAEGRLSLDAPVPGVPARVTVRQLLQHTSGIHDYTQDLLPDYLTPDDYRRNRWRTYAPDELIGIAFQHPSTGTGWSYSNTNYLLLGRLIEQVTGHSWEHEVHARVLRPLGLRHTITPGTWPYLPQPHARNYLRFAPGAPLTDTTVAVRGLDSGADGSMISTASDVNAFLRALLGGRLLPPAQLAEMRTLVTVPDDQGYPSGSGDGLGIFYRPLPCGGGHWGHGGNGFGYSVFPGIDVERDRVLTVSVFTRTADPAENATWDAAIDTLVTHAFCD
- a CDS encoding SAM-dependent methyltransferase, giving the protein MTQPEADLRTDVPHAARIWNYWMGGTDNFAADRAAGDAVVRVYPQIAAMARLSRGFLIRAVRHLAAEAGIRQFLDVGTGLPTMQNTHEVARGVAHEARVVYVDNDPMVLAHARTLLDGGGATRYVHADYHEPERILAEAATALDFREPIAVMFMGVMGYEPDLAVVRSIVARMMADTVPGSHLVLWDGTNTTPAVVEGARRLAESGGVPYVLRSPEELATCFDGLSMVEPGLVRISAWRPDSADVEPIDAYGAVARKV